In Cydia fagiglandana chromosome 9, ilCydFagi1.1, whole genome shotgun sequence, a single window of DNA contains:
- the LOC134667732 gene encoding uncharacterized protein LOC134667732 — translation MIKCTVCQKSVTKKTPALTCSRCDNVVHEKTDCSGLTNKQRTALHAAETLEWVCRDCHLSSTRRTSFLSAVEDEDEDDEEAARAVAPSLNLKKLLDNISKEVHKIVMRELDELTKSARHASDKIDEFEESARASKERIKHLERQNSALKNQNTHLETRVAALEQRVDAIEQAAMVDCVEMIGVPLIMNEDTVKIAQKVGMSLKTLDSNNMNSIRSARRLPSRDGKSGAILVQLSDSETKLRWISAARNADLLASSLLPDLTGTEAVAKITLREALTGRTKYLLFQAKSKLRDTQKFKYVWCKHGKVFARKGDKDKIYWVRNEKDIEELVK, via the coding sequence ATGATTAAGTGTACAGTTTGCCAAAAATCAGTGACTAAGAAGACTCCAGCGTTAACATGTAGTAGGTGTGATAATGTTGTCCACGAAAAGACGGATTGCAGCGGGCTGACCAACAAGCAGCGAACCGCACTCCATGCTGCTGAAACTCTAGAATGGGTGTGTAGAGATTGTCATCTGTCATCAACAAGACGAACGTCGTTCTTGTCGGCTGTAGAAGACGAGGATGAAGACGATGAAGAAGCTGCTCGCGCCGTTGCACCCTCGCTTAACTTGAAAAAACTCCTGGATAACATTAGTAAGGAGGTGCATAAAATTGTGATGCGTGAGCTTGACGAGCTAACAAAGTCGGCTAGACACGCTAGTGATAAGATCGATGAGTTTGAAGAGTCGGCCCGAGCTTCTAAAGAGAGGATAAAACATCTCGAACGGCAAAATTCTGCACTTAAAAATCAAAATACCCACCTAGAAACTAGAGTCGCCGCGCTCGAGCAGCGAGTTGATGCGATTGAACAAGCTGCCATGGTCGACTGTGTTGAAATGATAGGTGTCCCTTTGATAATGAATGAGGATACTGTAAAGATAGCCCAAAAGGTAGGTATGTCATTAAAAACCCTAGATTCGAATAACATGAACAGCATCCGCTCAGCTCGTCGGCTACCCTCCCGTGACGGCAAGTCAGGAGCAATTTTAGTACAACTAAGCGACTCCGAGACCAAGCTACGATGGATTTCGGCTGCACGCAACGCAGATCTTTTGGCCTCCAGCTTATTACCGGACCTGACCGGGACAGAGGCAGTTGCCAAAATAACACTGCGGGAGGCACTCACCGGCCGAACCAAGTACCTGCTATTTCAAGCTAAATCTAAGCTGAGGGATACGCAAAAGTTCAAGTATGTCTGGTGCAAGCACGGTAAAGTTTTCGCTAGAAAGGGAGATAAAGATAAGATCTATTGGGTCCGTAACGAAAAGGACATCGAAGAACTAGTTAAATAA